The DNA segment agtgtaatcagtgcatattatggccgtgtatagcatgttagcatacaggtgcatctcaataaattagaatgtcatggaaaagttcatttatttcagtaattcaactcaaattgtgaaactcatgtattaaataaattcaatgcacacagattgaagtagtttaagttttgtttcttttaattgtgatgattttggctcacatttaacaaaaacccaccaattcactatctcaaaaaattagaatatggtgacatgccaatcagctaatcaactcaaaacacctgcaaaggtttcctgagccttcaaaatggtctctcagtttggttcactaggctacacaatcatggggaagactgctgatctgacagttgtccagaagacaatcattgacacccttcacaaggagggtaagccacaaacattcattgccaaagaagctggctgttcacagagtgctgtatccaagcatgttaacagaaagttgagtggaaggaaaaagtgtggaagaaaaagatgcacaaccaaccgagagaaccgcagccttatgaggattgtcaagcaaaatcgattcaagaatttgggtgaacttcacaaggaatggactgaggctggggtcaaggcatcaagagccaccacacacagacgtgtcaaggaatttggctacagttgttgtattcctcttgttaagccactcctgaaccacagacaacatcagaggcgtcttacctgggctaaagtcctcttttcagatgagagcaagttttgtatttcatttggaaaccaaggtcctagagtctggaggaagggtggagaagctcatagcccaagttgcttgaagtccagtgttaagtttccacagtctgtgatgatttggggtgcaatgtcatctgctggtgttggtccattgtgttttttgaaaaccaaagtcactgcacccgtttaccaagaaattttggagcacttcatgcttccttctgctgaccagctttttaaagatgctgatttcattttccagcaggatttggcacctgcccacactgccaaaagcaccaaaagttggttaaatgaccatggtgttggtgtgcttgactggccagcaaactcaccagacctgaaccccacagagaatctatggggtattgtcaagaggaaaatgagaaacaagagaccaaaaaaaatgcagatgagctgaaggccactgtcaaagaaacctgggcttccataccacctcagcagtgccacaaactgatcacctccatgccacgctgaattgaggcagtaattaaagcaaaaggagcccctaccaagtattgagtacatatacagtaaatgaacatactttccagaaggccaacaattcactaaaaatgtttttttttattggtcttatgatgtattctaatttgttgagatagtgaattggtgggtttttgttaaatgtgagccaaaatcatcacaattaaaagaaccaaagacttaaactacttcagtctgtgtgcactgaatatatttaatacacgagtttcacaatttgagttgaattactgaaataaatgaacttttccacgacattctaatttattgagatgcacctgtattagtgTTATGAGTTCAAAAGGTAAAcaatacaaattacacattatctactgtatatataaattactttaaatcatcatcaagtagttaaaacagcttcttttacttatCTTGCGTGAATTCTACTAATAAAAcaaggcatgaagtcattgataacagaTTTTAACGTCATATTAGTTGatattttacatgtagtcttgtgcgtcctcatatttaaatatacctctaaacccatccatccatccatctggaATTTCTGAATTTGGTATTGCAATCTTCCTGTCCACATACCCAAAGCAGTAGTAAACAGATTCATTATTCAGCAGACCAAAATGCCTGTTCCATTGCATATCCATGTCTCTCTGTTGATTAAAACTAAAATAGCATCTGTAAATTTCCATTCCATCAGCCTGagctctgttgggcctcatgtattcagatagaagacaaaggcaggcctaacacagtcgtaaaaacctaactcaagcccccacattccaagtcgtaaattatactgataaaaatcgtgccaaaatcaaacaaagggagtccaaaacagactacaaatcccatgaagccttgctcactaaaggatcgaactctcaactccaattggatgaggcacacaacagaacgtccctcaaacatgacatcatcagtagttgaaatacctctgaaatgcttccgggatttgcttccagtaactttgtttgcagtgtgtagacgcagctcatcgctgctctcaggtgcaacctcgtggcacaaggaagtaacgtccgacttgaaactgtggccatacaatctccatctcgctggacgagttgagattactctgtgttcaaccgaacactctaacggatccgaaggagaccgccgagcaatccgcatcttcatccgtttgcctacagaagtgaagagattaaagatttctcttccatcttcaaacaagtcgacatttctgagttttccgccagcccaccgagaatcaacagctctATTAGATAACTTTACACATGCTATTTTTCCAAAAATGGAGTCTTTAATTTCACATCTGGTTCATTGAAAAAGATTTAATGTATACAGAGAACAGTAACAATTAGCTACTTAAATGACTGCTTATTTTAGATAGACATCTTCGTAAACATCCTGtcgttaaaataatttcaactcaatgaTATGTTATCACGTTAAATTGATGTAATAAGCTCATTACCTTCCACTTCATTTAAATTGTGATTGCAGTCCAATGTGGAAATGTaacaagtaaaagtactgctgaAACTTAATCTATTTTGTTGGGTTTTCTAAATGTCTCAGGGATATTTAACATTTGTCAAAGTTACTGCAAATGTCTGTGCACCAATGTTATGTCTAGTTTGCTATTTCTGGCTCTTTTTTCAATGTATTACTATGCAATTCATTCAGTCTTTACAAAGAGTATTTCAGTGGATCGTGCAGGTggccctttatttatttttttcagcctgTTACTCAGAAACCATTTACCCTTTAAAAACATTCCCTTTCTGTTTTGCTTAACACAGCCTATATTGTGCTCTCTGGTTTAAGGGCTGCATAGAGACAGGTGCATAAAGATGACATTAGTGGACATGGATGTGCTGGTAAAGAGATGCTCGTGTCTTGAAAAGGATAGCTAGTCTGTTTGGTCAATCGTCAGAATTCTGAGCACATACAAGAGCTCCCAAAGGCTCCAAAGATCTGAATCATGCCAGCTGGACATAGCACAGGGTTGCCAAATCCTCTTCTCAGCAAGCCCTCAACTAAcctctgtaataaaaaaaaggctCGTGAAAATGTAAAGCCACAATAAACTTGCCTTCAAggctaaataaaacaaataaaatattacttgGACAAATTCTAAGTTTGCAGAGTTTCCTTGTGTATAGAATAAACAAATCCTCTAAAAAGATGTACTGTGGGTTTGCtgtgaaaatgtttaatgtgCTATTTGATGTCTTTGTGGAACGTTAAGAACTGCAGGAAAGCCGTTTTGTTCTGTTCAGTCTCATGCTTTTAAACAAATGCTTTTCCTTATTTGAACAGATTACAAAATGCATAATGCTATTGCGATAACTATTAAAATTAGAACTAAATTTAGAATTTAGTTCAAAAGGCTCTTATGTCAAACTTCCAATGTGTATGATAATTCAAGCAATCTGGCAACAGCAAAGGcacaaataactttttaattttctCGCTTTCTCACACAAGGCAGTATGCCATTTCCCCCATGAATTTCCATGAGCTTGCACTTGAACAGAATGtagttaaattatataaattactgTATAACAAAGAAATATGTTTGCTCCTTTCATTTCTATCCTTAGACAATGTCTTTTCTAGTGTCTCACTGAagtcaattcttttttttttcttccttgtaAAATGACATTACACTTTTCACAGTACCCATTCGACTTTGCAATGCGTGTTTTTTTTACTGTCCCACTTCTGTCTTAGATCAGCGATGTGCCTGCATCTACTGCTGCGTGCCATCTGTCTCTTTGTCCTGTCATCTTCTGCCGTCCAATGTTCTGCTGCAGGTTTGTCTCACCTCTACCATACAACACACAGAACATGATTAATGATAAATAACACTTAAGGTCAAATGCACCTCTTAAAGCTCAAATGAAACATTCACACTGGAGACCATTTTGAATGGCCTTGTAGGCTGCACTGAATAGCAGGTCAGAGTGAATATCAGTCATTTCAGCCACTGAGTGTCAGCAAAAATGGGTCATATCTCTTCAATTGCTTTCCAGTAATGCAAAGCCAGTAATGTAAATGCACACTAGAATTTCTTTAAAAGCTTTGCAAATTGGAAACCTCATAGTGAACTCAAGCTTTAAGCGTTCTACTAATTAGTATCTCATTTATTCATTTGTCTTCAGATGAGACTACACTACAAGTGACCATTCCTGATAGCTCCCCTGTGTCTGCCATTTTGGGAGGCTCCCTGACTCTGCCCTGCCTGGTGACTCTGTCCCGGCCTCTCTCTCTGGGACGGCATGTGGTACTTACCCACCCACGAGTCAAATGGAGCTTTCTTTCGTCTAACCAAGAGACAGAGATCCTAGTGGCCCGTGGGGAGCGGGTAAAGGTGAGTGAGCTGTATAAAGGCAGGGCGTCACTTCTGAACTATGCTGCCTCTTCAGTTGATCTCACCCTCAGACTGGATGACCTGATACACAACGATACAGGCTTCTACCGCTGCGAGGTCCAGCATGGCTTGGAGGACGCTCATGACCAGGCCCAGGTCAAAGTAAAAGGTGATTTTATTTTAAAGCCACTGTCTGTGACAACTTTAGattttaacttaaaataaaaGACTTTAGTTAGGTGAGATGCCATATAACATTTTTAGTAATTGAAAATGAGGCTgagagggatagacgtacagtccgTTCGTTGGGTGTTGTTGTAAAGTAAATGTTCTAGATAATCGCTGCGTTCGAATATGCATACTCACCTTTATGTAGTATGCCAaatacagtatgccaatggagttgtacagtatgttgaattctcagtattcataaaactgtAAGCAAGAAATACCCAGAAGACCTACTATTAAGGCGAGTTTCTGAAGGGAATATCGattggacactttactatcccataatgccCGGGAGCtttaaaaaacaatggaaaaccgCAAGTCGGGCAgttcttctcaactgtaagtgctatatatatataccaagaaagttgttccatgtgcttaaatggtgcttgtttaagaAAAACAAGAGTACATTATTTTTGCggttgttattacgtcatatattcaggtcatgGGACAATGCTCACGTTCCCGAATTAAGTATGTCCAGAATCTATTCgtactactcacctgcataccttaagaacatactgttttactACCCAAAAAGTGCATCCCTCATCAAAAAGCAGTACATACTTTGACAGTATGCGATTCGGATGCAGCTCATGTCTATATTCCAACCCATGTTTTCCAGAGATTTTTGTCCCCTTGAATTTATTTGCcatagtgtattttttatttcattaactgaatgattaacaCCAAAGTACATTGAATAGACTGTACaaatatccctcacagccttggtTTCATtaaccaaaaatgtaatttggttTAATTATCCTGACCAAGGGCTATTAACATGGCTTTGAAGCTGAAGCCAAAGTcaggggttcccaaacttttAGGTCAGCTGAACCCCTGTGATATAAAATATTTACTTGAACCCTGAGATTTCAAGTAATCTTAACCTTTCAACAAATTATCTTATTAAATTGTAATGAATAATAACTAATGATAAATGTTACAATATAGTAATTTATCCTGTACACAAACATAAAAAGCAAGATTAATTATTTCATGATTCATTCATCATGTAGATTTGGGgttattttaataatgtttatataaataaaattaggaTAGATTTTTTTCTGACAAGAAAATTGTAAATAACACTTACTAAAAGTTCAAAAGCATTGATATGTATTGATATTAGAGAGCACTGATTCACTGCTTGTTCTTAGGTGTCGTCTTCCTCTATCGCCATACCTCCAGTCGCTATGCCTTCACTTTTGATGAGGCCAAGGTTGCATGTGAGGACATTGGAGCTCAGATAGCTTCTCCAGAGCAGCTGCTGGCTGCATATCACAGTGGCTATGAGCAGTGTGATGCTGGCTGGCTTTCAGATCGCTCTGTGAGGTGAGTGGACTGACACATCAAATAACCAGCTAAGCCATCCTGTGAAGCATAATACTTGCATAAGATGTTGCTCAAAACAGATGAAGTCATAATGAAACAATACAGATCAGCCTAGTTGGTTTCAACTAatgacaaacacaaaaaaaatagtaTCTTGATTATTCATTTCAATGTAATGCCTTCTCAGATACCCAATCCAAATGCCTCGTGAAGGCTGTTTTGGAGACATGGATGGATTACCAGGGGTTAGAAACTATGGCGTGATGGATACTGATGAGCTCTATGATGTGTATTGCTATGTGGAAAACATCTATGGTAAACCACTTATTTAGTCTCAATATCGCTGATATTATAACAACACATTTGCAACCAGTCAAATTATATACTTATGCATTGTATGATCCACATTTCTAACCTGGTTTTGGTCagtatttcattttcttttaatacattttgttactGACAACATTATTTTGTTCATCCTTTGATGGTTGGGATTTCATAACCCCAGTTTTATAAGGTCCTATTTTggtagaaaattaattaaattagctCATACACCAAGTCAGTGAAGGACACTTTATGCTCTTGTGTGGCTGTTTTTCAAAAGGATGggtctaatatttaatattcataCTGTATATAGGTCTAAGTTTTATCTGTGTCTGAAAAAACTTTAAAGTTCTGTCTCTCAAAATGGGTTTGGGGCAGATAGAATATAACACTAAGGCCATGGTTTTTGTGGAAAATGTAAGTCTTCCAAAAGCAGTCAATTGGTTGTCtattcattgaaaaaaaatctgtttcagGGGAGGTTTTCCATGGGTCGACACCACAGCGCTTCAGCCTGTCAGAAGCTCAAGAGTACTGTGAGCAGCAGGGAGCTCAGCTAGCCACAACAGGCCAGCTATATGCTGCATGGAATGATGGTCTGAACCATTGCAGTCCAGGCTGGCTAGCTGATGGAAGTGTTCGCTACCCCATAGTGACCCCTCGTGAACGTTGCGGAGGCTCTGAACCTGGTGTCAAGACTGTCTATCGTTTCAGCAATCAGACAGGCTTCCCTGAGCCACATTCTCTTCATGATGCCTACTGCTTCAGAGGTAtttaaagatgtgttttcaacCTTACATTTTTTTATACTTAATGTAGTCTATTATATAATAGAATAATGGCTTGAaatttttgattgtccagccaaatgtggattattaaATGTGGTCTCACTCTATTTTCTCTGAACGTATGCATAGTTAGGCCAAACACatcagatcatagtctaagagacccgaTTTTGGTTAAAAAAGTTTTATGCTGCATGAGATGGGAGTATAGAGTTTTACTATTGTGTTGTTATGAAGTTCCAATACAACTAACTGTGTTGACAAACCGCATCAGTAACACTTGGATAAACGTGTCTCTTATACTTTTCCTCTGCAGCTAACAGCAACTCTCAGACAGTCCCTTCTATAGATCATATGGCAGCAGAGCCAGAAGACATCGACCATCATATTGTGACTTTAGTTGACCCCCAGGAGGAGTACAGTATGGATCAGATCACTCGGCAGTCAGAAAATGAGGCTCGGGGTGCTGTTGAGTCCTTTTCCATTTACAGCAAACAGACTACTTTAAAACTAGGGGAACACAATCAGACCCCATACCCTCAGGATGATGTCACTGCTAGCACCAATAGTGATCTCACCATCCCAACCAGCACAGACAGAGAATTTGAATCCACTCAGGTCACCAGGCAAAAAGAGATGAGCCATCCCATTAATGCTGAGTTTGTTCCAGAGATTTATATAGAGCCAAATCACAACCATTCCATGTCAAAGGGAGAATCAAATGTATTGCAAGCTTCAACAAGTGATGATGTGACAGGCAGCAATCATGAGCATTACCAACACATACCAGACACCAACTTAGAGCCAGAAGAGCCTACTGACTACATCCCACCTACAAAGGCTCAGCCTGAAGCAAAAGAGGAACCATCTTCTGAATTAGAAGAGATGGATGGGTCCAAACATTTCCAGCCCATGCCTGACACCAACCTGGAGGATAACGATGAAGATCATAAGCATAGTGAGATCTCCATGACCACTGAGGTTACTACATTGGAATATGATCCAAGCAATGAGACAACAACTCAGGCACCTACTGTCCAACCAGGTCCCTCAACATACCTTCCTGAGGGTGGGAGTATTGCAGAGAATATTACAGAAACTCCAGAGCCAGATGAAGACCTGGGTCTATATCACACAACTCAGTCCACCTTAGTTAGCCCATCCAATACTGCATCTTTAGAGGGTTCAGGTGAAGATTTGACCCTTTTGTTTACAGAAGTGACAGAACGTCTGGTCACCGCGGATAAATCGGAGACATATGGAGCATTTACATCTGAGACAACTACAGAAACCTTCTCATTGACAGATCCGAACAAGACTAGTCTGAGTAAGTAGCCTGGGTGTGGTTTCTAATAACAGTCAATATGAGTACAGGTACATTAAGAGTAAGTTGCCATAATACatttgttaaagggatggttcacccaaaaataaaaattctgtcagaattttttcactgtcatgtcattccaaaccaagcctaatctcatgaaaaaaaaaaagaagtgaaacATGTTTTGTTGATATAACATGGCTCCTTACACGTATCGCTGCAGTTCAGAGATAAAATGCCCACTGAGTGgagctaaaagcaagttaaattttctctcaaacagatgatgtttttaaggttaatgttctatcgggttttaaatcaacaaaacctacctccctaaccaaaaccttaaacctaaacttaattgatagtgtcaaaaaaagcaaatgtgagatgaaaaactcaattactgaagcaaccacatgaTTTTGAGTTGcgtctatgacactttcagctcacatcaACTCTGTTTACTCCTCTTCAGGAGTCGTTATATGGTCTGTTACTgttacattgcaagtgcaacgctctgtcAGTTGAGCCACTGTGGAAATTGATTGCACatgaacaagcttataaatgtagttggttatgtaatgcaaactttaaaatgtattgcatcACAAGTTATACACTATAGTTAGTGTTTTTAAAGTCATAAAGcagcattgtgtgaagaacagagcaaaaagtgttaatgaactgataatctgttgttttactcatgatttgtgtgaaaggaaatgaaatgttgaaattaagtgctTCGAGTGCTTATTTTACCAGGAAAGTGCCAtgatacgtacaatgagccatgtaaacataatttggcaaaaatgtaggtatagtaacgtgtttATGAGACCAGGTAGTCCAAActcgtatgtctttctttcttctgcggaacacgaAAGGAAATTCACAGGGAAATTCATGAAATGTTCTCGTTttttgttctgcataagaaagtcatgGG comes from the Myxocyprinus asiaticus isolate MX2 ecotype Aquarium Trade chromosome 15, UBuf_Myxa_2, whole genome shotgun sequence genome and includes:
- the LOC127452572 gene encoding brevican core protein-like isoform X2; translated protein: MGSAMCLHLLLRAICLFVLSSSAVQCSAADETTLQVTIPDSSPVSAILGGSLTLPCLVTLSRPLSLGRHVVLTHPRVKWSFLSSNQETEILVARGERVKVSELYKGRASLLNYAASSVDLTLRLDDLIHNDTGFYRCEVQHGLEDAHDQAQVKVKGVVFLYRHTSSRYAFTFDEAKVACEDIGAQIASPEQLLAAYHSGYEQCDAGWLSDRSVRYPIQMPREGCFGDMDGLPGVRNYGVMDTDELYDVYCYVENIYGEVFHGSTPQRFSLSEAQEYCEQQGAQLATTGQLYAAWNDGLNHCSPGWLADGSVRYPIVTPRERCGGSEPGVKTVYRFSNQTGFPEPHSLHDAYCFRANSNSQTVPSIDHMAAEPEDIDHHIVTLVDPQEEYSMDQITRQSENEARGAVESFSIYSKQTTLKLGEHNQTPYPQDDVTASTNSDLTIPTSTDREFESTQVTRQKEMSHPINAEFVPEIYIEPNHNHSMSKGESNVLQASTSDDVTGSNHEHYQHIPDTNLEPEEPTDYIPPTKAQPEAKEEPSSELEEMDGSKHFQPMPDTNLEDNDEDHKHSEISMTTEVTTLEYDPSNETTTQAPTVQPGPSTYLPEGGSIAENITETPEPDEDLEVTERLVTADKSETYGAFTSETTTETFSLTDPNKTSLSFKSRFEDSSVIYQNTSEDHHVGEISAETVPVSLGAVDYVSDHLTTSITLGSVKETESSEGSGEHDDVLPVTLLTTPMPHLLGTPSTRQPLQEEIISPRETERFFHESSTQSGLGIVEEYLEKVKQEGLGEEPNHVYTTSTELNNSTVTFSLDGSYEDESSGGELSSNWSSVTKHPYSNMATITPSSPTDIQDNDHEKKQASTVDPPTALEVTLLPDVTKTPSWHTAPSPTKPGEFRADVEFSGEAPFTTDNIKTFGESDSTNAPTTEQPDQAQKTSTTSTGNEKNEDYDLITIKEDPENMEDDFETKTPSEPVTLHPRPTQRVLVRTGNNLDACMENPCENGGTCVDSGTGPKCLCLATYGGDFCQTDLEYCEPDWQKFQGFCYKYFTKRQKWEVAEQHCRMCGGHLVSVMSPEEQEFINDKYREYQWTGLNDKTIEGDFRWSDGSPLLYENWYRGQPDSYFLSGEDCVVMVWYDDGRWSDIPCNYQLSYTCKKGIAFCGQPPLVLHAKMFGRRQLKYRANSQVRYYCESGFIQRQNPVITCQINGQWEEPQITCTPAHSNGELVTWPTGQNKEIVIEDTTTEKTTPEYLDIKWNF
- the LOC127452572 gene encoding brevican core protein-like isoform X1, with product MGSAMCLHLLLRAICLFVLSSSAVQCSAADETTLQVTIPDSSPVSAILGGSLTLPCLVTLSRPLSLGRHVVLTHPRVKWSFLSSNQETEILVARGERVKVSELYKGRASLLNYAASSVDLTLRLDDLIHNDTGFYRCEVQHGLEDAHDQAQVKVKGVVFLYRHTSSRYAFTFDEAKVACEDIGAQIASPEQLLAAYHSGYEQCDAGWLSDRSVRYPIQMPREGCFGDMDGLPGVRNYGVMDTDELYDVYCYVENIYGEVFHGSTPQRFSLSEAQEYCEQQGAQLATTGQLYAAWNDGLNHCSPGWLADGSVRYPIVTPRERCGGSEPGVKTVYRFSNQTGFPEPHSLHDAYCFRANSNSQTVPSIDHMAAEPEDIDHHIVTLVDPQEEYSMDQITRQSENEARGAVESFSIYSKQTTLKLGEHNQTPYPQDDVTASTNSDLTIPTSTDREFESTQVTRQKEMSHPINAEFVPEIYIEPNHNHSMSKGESNVLQASTSDDVTGSNHEHYQHIPDTNLEPEEPTDYIPPTKAQPEAKEEPSSELEEMDGSKHFQPMPDTNLEDNDEDHKHSEISMTTEVTTLEYDPSNETTTQAPTVQPGPSTYLPEGGSIAENITETPEPDEDLGLYHTTQSTLVSPSNTASLEGSGEDLTLLFTEVTERLVTADKSETYGAFTSETTTETFSLTDPNKTSLSFKSRFEDSSVIYQNTSEDHHVGEISAETVPVSLGAVDYVSDHLTTSITLGSVKETESSEGSGEHDDVLPVTLLTTPMPHLLGTPSTRQPLQEEIISPRETERFFHESSTQSGLGIVEEYLEKVKQEGLGEEPNHVYTTSTELNNSTVTFSLDGSYEDESSGGELSSNWSSVTKHPYSNMATITPSSPTDIQDNDHEKKQASTVDPPTALEVTLLPDVTKTPSWHTAPSPTKPGEFRADVEFSGEAPFTTDNIKTFGESDSTNAPTTEQPDQAQKTSTTSTGNEKNEDYDLITIKEDPENMEDDFETKTPSEPVTLHPRPTQRVLVRTGNNLDACMENPCENGGTCVDSGTGPKCLCLATYGGDFCQTDLEYCEPDWQKFQGFCYKYFTKRQKWEVAEQHCRMCGGHLVSVMSPEEQEFINDKYREYQWTGLNDKTIEGDFRWSDGSPLLYENWYRGQPDSYFLSGEDCVVMVWYDDGRWSDIPCNYQLSYTCKKGIAFCGQPPLVLHAKMFGRRQLKYRANSQVRYYCESGFIQRQNPVITCQINGQWEEPQITCTPAHSNGELVTWPTGQNKEIVIEDTTTEKTTPEYLDIKWNF